One genomic window of Stigmatella ashevillena includes the following:
- a CDS encoding SPFH domain-containing protein yields the protein MDLPTVAGAVGVGSVLLFGTLIVIARFYRQVDQGKVLIVNTLKSEPVVTFTGAVVIPIIHRSEVMDISLKTVEIDRRGKEGLICKDNIRGDIKVTFFVRVNKTREDVLKVAQSIGCVRASDQETLENLFEAKFSEALKTVGKSFDFEELYTKREEIKDKVVGTIGRDLNGYMLEDCAIDFLEQTPVEMLDKDNILDAQGIRKITELTTVQNVSTNEFKQSERMAITKRNVESDEAIFALERQRAEAAAKQKREIESIQAREVAEADRVKAEEHAKAELARIKAEEEISINEENKTRQIQVAQKNRERVVGVETERVEKDRALEAINRERETELQRISKEKALEGEKKAIADVIRARIVVEKTVAEEEERIKDLRVTAEAKRNKEALLINAEAHAQEKLVKDIKAAEASNEVAKFMAKERLTLAEADLEAADKTAKAKMRLSEGVQAETAAPGLANVRVREADAVAAEKQGMAQVRVKEAEASVIEKQGMAQAQVVRERLMAEAAGEQEKGMAQVRIQEAEANVIQKKLLAEAAGEQEKGLSHARVQEAEAAAIHKRGEAEAHATREKLMAEAAAIQEKLLAEARGLAEKATSMKALDGVGREHEEFRLRLQKERDVEMEAIRVRKDVAESQAKVLAQAFSNAKFQIVGGDGQFFERFVKAVSIGTSLDGALEHGEVLRSVSQGYLTGERDLPADIKEILSKPGLTNDAQNLAVAALLHRMVANAPPPAPSASPVVEGVAHPASPQKSVE from the coding sequence ATGGATCTCCCTACCGTCGCTGGAGCCGTGGGTGTCGGCAGCGTCCTGCTGTTCGGAACCCTCATCGTGATTGCTCGGTTCTACCGCCAGGTGGATCAGGGCAAGGTGCTGATCGTCAACACGCTCAAGAGCGAGCCCGTCGTGACCTTCACGGGTGCGGTGGTCATCCCCATCATCCACCGGTCCGAGGTCATGGACATCTCGCTCAAGACGGTGGAGATCGACCGCCGCGGCAAGGAAGGCCTCATCTGCAAGGACAACATCCGCGGGGACATCAAGGTCACCTTCTTCGTGCGCGTGAACAAGACGCGCGAGGACGTGCTCAAGGTGGCCCAGTCCATCGGCTGTGTGCGCGCCAGCGATCAAGAGACGCTGGAGAACCTCTTCGAGGCCAAGTTCTCCGAGGCCCTCAAGACGGTGGGCAAGAGCTTCGACTTCGAGGAGCTCTACACCAAGCGTGAGGAGATCAAGGACAAGGTCGTCGGCACCATCGGCCGGGACCTGAACGGCTACATGCTGGAAGACTGCGCCATCGACTTCCTGGAGCAGACGCCGGTCGAGATGCTGGACAAGGACAACATCCTTGACGCGCAGGGCATCCGGAAGATCACCGAGCTCACCACGGTGCAGAACGTCAGCACCAACGAGTTCAAGCAGAGCGAGCGCATGGCCATCACCAAGCGCAACGTCGAGTCGGACGAGGCCATCTTCGCCCTGGAGCGCCAGCGCGCCGAGGCCGCCGCCAAGCAGAAGCGCGAGATCGAGAGCATCCAGGCCCGCGAGGTCGCCGAGGCCGACCGCGTGAAGGCCGAGGAGCACGCGAAGGCGGAGCTGGCCCGCATCAAGGCCGAGGAGGAGATCTCCATCAACGAGGAGAACAAGACCCGGCAGATCCAAGTGGCCCAGAAGAACCGCGAGCGCGTGGTGGGCGTGGAGACCGAGCGCGTGGAGAAGGACCGCGCCCTGGAGGCCATCAACCGCGAGCGCGAGACGGAGCTGCAGCGCATCTCCAAGGAGAAGGCGCTCGAAGGCGAGAAGAAGGCCATCGCGGACGTCATCCGCGCCCGCATCGTCGTGGAGAAGACGGTGGCCGAGGAAGAGGAGCGCATCAAGGACCTGCGCGTGACGGCCGAAGCCAAGCGCAACAAGGAAGCGCTGCTCATCAACGCCGAGGCGCACGCCCAGGAGAAGCTCGTCAAGGACATCAAGGCGGCCGAGGCCAGCAACGAGGTGGCCAAGTTCATGGCCAAGGAACGGCTCACCCTGGCCGAGGCGGACCTGGAAGCCGCGGACAAGACCGCCAAGGCGAAGATGCGGCTGTCCGAAGGCGTTCAGGCCGAGACGGCCGCTCCGGGCCTGGCCAATGTGCGCGTGCGCGAGGCGGACGCTGTGGCCGCCGAGAAGCAGGGCATGGCCCAGGTGCGCGTGAAGGAGGCCGAGGCCAGCGTCATCGAGAAGCAGGGCATGGCGCAGGCCCAGGTCGTCCGCGAGCGGCTGATGGCCGAGGCCGCGGGTGAGCAGGAGAAGGGCATGGCCCAGGTCCGCATCCAGGAGGCCGAGGCCAACGTCATCCAGAAGAAGCTGCTGGCCGAGGCCGCGGGCGAGCAGGAGAAGGGCTTGTCGCACGCCCGTGTCCAGGAGGCCGAGGCCGCCGCCATCCACAAGCGCGGCGAGGCCGAGGCACACGCCACCCGCGAGAAGCTCATGGCCGAGGCCGCCGCCATCCAGGAGAAGCTGCTCGCCGAGGCCCGCGGCCTTGCCGAGAAGGCCACCTCGATGAAGGCGCTGGACGGCGTGGGCCGCGAGCACGAGGAGTTCCGCCTGCGTCTGCAGAAGGAGCGCGATGTGGAGATGGAGGCCATCCGCGTCCGCAAGGACGTGGCCGAGTCCCAGGCCAAGGTGCTGGCCCAGGCCTTCAGCAACGCGAAGTTCCAGATCGTCGGTGGCGACGGTCAGTTCTTCGAGCGCTTCGTCAAGGCGGTGTCCATTGGCACGTCGCTGGACGGCGCGCTGGAGCACGGCGAGGTGCTGCGCTCCGTGAGCCAGGGCTACCTCACCGGGGAGCGGGATCTCCCGGCGGACATCAAGGAAATCCTCTCCAAGCCCGGCCTGACGAACGACGCGCAGAACCTCGCGGTGGCGGCGCTGCTGCACCGCATGGTGGCCAACGCTCCGCCTCCGGCCCCATCGGCCAGTCCGGTGGTGGAGGGCGTGGCCCATCCCGCCTCTCCTCAGAAGTCCGTCGAGTAG
- a CDS encoding DNA topoisomerase IB produces MTHLERLQSEGIRRKGTPKRGFRYLRADGRPVSRTERERIDALRLPPAWTDVAISPSEKSKLQAIGKDAAGRWQYRYSEAFTRQRQEAKYQRIVGFAQALPKMRHRVNADLRRKGLGRDKVMACILRILGTCFIRPGSQVYAEENGSFGLATLRARHVKVVGETVLFDFPGKSGQRQQRELKDRRVATLVRQLLKVRGRDVFKFVLDDGHVVDVRRRHINEYIQQVMGADYSAKDFRTWGGTLVCACALARARKRVKHAEAQSGVKAAKKTMVAAVKEAAQHLGNTPAVAKASYIYPSVLAMFEQGKVVERYFESVEELAKHEKPVLHCSEKALLEMIQEGAA; encoded by the coding sequence ATGACGCACCTCGAGCGGCTCCAAAGCGAAGGCATCCGACGCAAGGGAACGCCGAAGCGCGGGTTCCGGTACCTGCGCGCCGACGGACGTCCCGTCTCCCGGACTGAGCGTGAACGCATCGACGCACTGCGGCTGCCTCCGGCCTGGACGGACGTGGCCATCTCACCCTCTGAGAAATCGAAGCTCCAAGCCATCGGCAAGGATGCCGCGGGCCGCTGGCAATACCGCTACAGCGAGGCGTTCACGCGCCAGCGCCAGGAGGCGAAGTACCAGCGCATCGTGGGCTTCGCCCAGGCCCTGCCGAAGATGAGGCACCGGGTGAACGCGGATCTCCGGCGCAAGGGGCTCGGCCGGGACAAGGTGATGGCGTGCATCCTGCGCATCCTGGGCACCTGCTTCATCCGGCCCGGCAGCCAAGTCTACGCGGAGGAGAACGGGAGCTTCGGCCTGGCCACACTCCGGGCCCGGCACGTGAAGGTGGTGGGAGAGACTGTCCTCTTCGACTTTCCGGGCAAGAGCGGCCAGCGGCAGCAGCGCGAGCTCAAGGACCGGCGCGTGGCCACCCTCGTGCGGCAGCTCCTGAAGGTCCGCGGCCGGGATGTCTTCAAGTTCGTCTTGGACGACGGGCATGTGGTGGACGTGCGCCGCCGCCACATCAACGAGTACATCCAACAGGTGATGGGGGCGGATTACAGCGCCAAGGACTTCCGAACTTGGGGAGGGACGCTGGTCTGTGCCTGCGCGCTGGCCCGAGCCCGGAAACGGGTGAAACACGCCGAGGCCCAGAGCGGCGTGAAGGCGGCGAAGAAGACCATGGTCGCCGCGGTGAAGGAGGCCGCCCAACATCTGGGCAACACGCCCGCGGTGGCCAAGGCCTCCTATATCTACCCGTCCGTGCTGGCGATGTTCGAGCAGGGCAAGGTCGTGGAGCGGTACTTCGAGTCCGTGGAGGAACTGGCGAAGCACGAGAAGCCCGTCCTGCACTGCTCGGAGAAGGCCCTGCTGGAGATGATCCAGGAGGGCGCCGCTTGA
- a CDS encoding TonB-dependent receptor, with amino-acid sequence MSRRIHFTRGVCLIAVFLGFGAFAQGTSVITGTILDTETRKPLADAVVTVTAPQLQGEQVVLTDASGLYRIPQLPSGDYTLRVERDGFKPYARGGITLRLDRTIRVNVELLPDALGEEMSVTAAPPTVDLGSSAQGVSVDAAVLRNLAVIRPGTKGSASRSFESLAELAPGAQEDTYGVSINGSSSPESQYVVDGLSVNDPGVGTVGTPLSVEFVKEVNVITSGYMPEYGRSTGGVLNVVTKSGSNEFHGSVFANIAPGILQTSALAIQQQGSVISAQGKPWNLGDFGFDLGGPILKDKLWFYGGVAPSFNRIRVERKVNALDICTELDPENGCERVGNARIDPETRYTQTIPLNDGQVNRFADERSLQYLAKLTYLFNPDHNLSLSAFGTPRSSGGQDRYSFSDDGAPEVCSGLSCTAYVQGTYESIATRRENDALDLVAKQSSSFFNKTLLIDATVGWHHQEDSILPSDGSGLNTGVGLSAEPRISWRRTRNPGYHTILEFEDLPDTSACGTTVAEQRQRCPVSAYSTGGPGTISIQRLDRVQGKVLGTYLVQALGHHIIKAGFDAERTSFYNNRARTGFAHWQECTDGSCFFSLNQYGYLAAPDTPVFLETKEGTSRSVTMGGFIQDSWSVLDKVTVNAGVRYDMQTLWGLDDKVGLNLPNQWSPRVGVIYDFTQQGRSKLFVNYARFFESVPLDMADLSFPQQQLLSATYKAPPCDLTEPGNLEGTCAVTPNRDVIGNLESPNQGWDAQGGDRVSVDPNIEPQSMDEFSVGGEYELLLGRFGAAYTLRSLNNVIEDMSRDDGNTFFLGNPGKGYSADFPVARRRYDGVNLYYQKNFSDLWLAQASYTWSRLRGNYSGLFRADTGQLSPNLTRDFDLLSLTFNRDGPLPGDRTHSFKLFGAREFVFNRVASLNVGGSYRARSGTPLNYLGAHPQRSGSETFILPRGSAGRLPWVHGVDTHVGFNLKVVKDSTLSLSVDVFNLFNFQQYTAVDQTLTTTRVYAIEQGGSPAGVDACVTGQGECTVISTATNKPITTADINPNFKRPIAYQAPRSVRLGAKISF; translated from the coding sequence GTGTCCAGACGTATTCATTTCACGCGAGGGGTGTGTCTCATCGCGGTGTTTCTTGGCTTTGGAGCGTTCGCTCAAGGCACCTCGGTCATCACCGGGACCATCCTCGATACCGAGACGCGCAAGCCCCTGGCGGACGCGGTCGTGACGGTGACCGCTCCCCAGCTCCAGGGGGAGCAGGTGGTCCTCACCGACGCGAGCGGTCTCTACCGCATCCCCCAGCTTCCCTCGGGCGATTACACGCTGCGCGTGGAGCGCGACGGCTTCAAGCCCTACGCGCGGGGTGGCATCACCCTGCGCCTGGATCGCACCATCCGCGTCAACGTCGAGCTGTTGCCGGACGCCCTAGGCGAGGAGATGTCGGTGACGGCCGCGCCACCTACCGTGGATCTGGGCTCGAGTGCCCAGGGCGTGAGCGTGGACGCGGCGGTGCTGCGCAATCTGGCGGTCATCCGCCCGGGGACGAAAGGGTCGGCATCGCGCTCTTTCGAATCCCTGGCCGAGCTGGCCCCAGGCGCCCAGGAGGACACCTACGGGGTGAGTATCAACGGCAGCAGCTCCCCGGAGAGCCAGTACGTCGTCGATGGCCTGTCCGTGAATGATCCCGGCGTGGGCACAGTGGGTACCCCCCTGTCCGTGGAGTTCGTCAAAGAGGTCAACGTCATCACCAGTGGCTACATGCCCGAGTACGGCCGTTCCACGGGCGGCGTCCTCAACGTCGTCACCAAGTCCGGTTCCAACGAGTTCCATGGCTCCGTCTTCGCCAATATCGCCCCTGGCATCCTGCAAACCTCGGCGCTCGCCATCCAGCAGCAGGGGAGTGTCATCTCCGCGCAGGGCAAGCCGTGGAACCTGGGCGACTTCGGCTTCGATCTGGGCGGGCCGATCCTCAAGGACAAGCTCTGGTTCTACGGGGGCGTGGCGCCCTCGTTCAACCGCATCCGCGTGGAGCGGAAGGTCAACGCGCTGGACATCTGCACGGAGCTGGATCCCGAGAACGGCTGCGAGCGGGTGGGCAATGCGCGCATCGATCCGGAGACCCGCTACACGCAGACGATTCCCCTCAATGACGGCCAGGTCAACCGCTTCGCGGACGAGCGAAGCCTTCAGTACCTGGCCAAGCTGACGTACCTCTTCAACCCGGATCACAACCTCTCACTGTCCGCCTTCGGCACGCCCCGCTCCTCGGGGGGCCAGGACAGGTACTCCTTCAGTGACGATGGTGCTCCCGAGGTGTGCTCGGGGCTGTCGTGTACCGCCTATGTTCAGGGAACCTACGAGTCCATCGCCACCCGGCGGGAGAACGATGCACTGGACCTGGTGGCGAAGCAGTCCTCCTCGTTCTTCAACAAGACCCTGCTCATCGACGCCACGGTGGGCTGGCACCACCAGGAGGATTCGATCCTCCCCTCGGACGGCTCGGGGCTGAACACGGGCGTGGGCTTGTCCGCCGAGCCTCGCATCAGCTGGCGCCGCACGCGCAACCCGGGCTACCACACCATCCTCGAGTTCGAGGACCTGCCGGACACGAGTGCCTGTGGGACGACGGTGGCCGAGCAGCGGCAGCGCTGCCCCGTGAGCGCGTACTCCACGGGAGGACCGGGCACCATCAGCATCCAGCGGCTGGATCGCGTCCAGGGCAAGGTGCTGGGCACGTACCTTGTCCAGGCGCTGGGCCACCACATCATCAAGGCGGGCTTCGACGCGGAGCGGACGAGCTTCTACAACAACCGGGCGCGTACCGGCTTCGCCCACTGGCAGGAGTGCACGGACGGCTCGTGCTTCTTCAGCCTGAACCAGTATGGCTACCTGGCGGCGCCCGATACGCCCGTCTTCCTCGAGACCAAGGAAGGCACCTCCCGCTCGGTGACGATGGGTGGCTTCATCCAGGACAGCTGGTCGGTCCTCGACAAGGTCACCGTCAACGCCGGCGTGCGTTACGACATGCAGACGCTCTGGGGGCTTGATGACAAGGTGGGGTTGAACCTGCCCAACCAGTGGTCGCCGCGCGTCGGCGTCATCTACGACTTCACCCAGCAGGGGCGCTCGAAGCTGTTCGTGAACTACGCCCGCTTCTTCGAGAGCGTGCCGCTGGACATGGCGGACCTGTCCTTCCCGCAGCAGCAGCTCCTGTCGGCCACGTACAAGGCGCCGCCGTGCGATCTCACCGAGCCGGGGAACCTGGAGGGCACCTGCGCCGTCACCCCCAACCGGGACGTCATCGGCAACCTGGAGAGCCCCAACCAAGGATGGGATGCCCAGGGAGGAGACCGGGTCTCCGTGGATCCCAACATCGAGCCCCAGTCCATGGACGAGTTCTCCGTGGGCGGCGAGTACGAGCTGCTGCTGGGCCGCTTTGGCGCCGCCTATACGTTGCGCAGCCTCAACAACGTCATCGAGGACATGAGCCGGGACGATGGCAACACGTTCTTCCTGGGCAACCCCGGCAAGGGGTACTCGGCGGACTTCCCGGTGGCGCGCCGCCGGTACGACGGGGTGAACCTCTACTACCAGAAGAACTTCTCGGACCTGTGGCTCGCCCAGGCGAGCTACACGTGGTCCCGGCTTCGCGGCAACTACTCGGGGCTCTTCCGCGCGGACACCGGCCAGCTCTCGCCGAACCTGACGCGAGACTTCGATCTGCTCTCCCTGACCTTCAACCGCGACGGCCCCCTGCCGGGCGACCGGACCCACAGCTTCAAGCTGTTTGGGGCGCGCGAGTTCGTGTTCAACCGGGTCGCGAGCCTCAACGTGGGAGGTAGCTACCGGGCCCGCTCGGGCACGCCGCTCAACTACCTGGGGGCCCACCCGCAGCGCAGCGGCTCGGAGACGTTCATCCTGCCGCGGGGCAGCGCTGGGCGCCTGCCCTGGGTCCACGGTGTCGACACCCACGTGGGCTTCAACCTGAAGGTGGTGAAGGACTCCACCCTGAGCCTCTCGGTGGATGTCTTCAATCTCTTCAACTTCCAGCAGTACACGGCCGTGGATCAGACGCTCACCACCACCCGTGTCTATGCCATCGAGCAGGGTGGGAGCCCGGCAGGGGTGGATGCGTGCGTGACGGGGCAGGGGGAGTGCACGGTCATCTCCACGGCCACCAACAAGCCCATCACCACCGCCGACATCAACCCCAACTTCAAGCGTCCCATCGCCTATCAGGCACCTCGGTCCGTCCGCCTGGGCGCCAAGATCAGCTTCTAA
- the ppk1 gene encoding polyphosphate kinase 1 codes for MAKRGKGTPPKPSERDVIPEGVELPDRNLFFNRELSWLAFNDRVLQLAEDSSEFLMERLKFCAIYARNLDEFFMIRVARLHEQARAGGARLVPDGADPGETINQLNAKILEQGQRHSACFERSLRPALADKGLRILSMEELDPEARAQVDQRFREQIFPVLTPLAIGLGRHFPYISNLSLSLAVLLRDPVAETENVARVKVPTEALPRFVPLKGRTDFVPLEDIIAHHLSALFPGMEVLDHGLFRVTRDADFTVSDDAEDLLVAVQAELRERRFGDVIRLEIQTDMNPKLLEPLVEALGLEPRQVYAEQGLLALTDLHAVLGTPGFTELKDPPWTPVTQPRLRSDSDGEPLSVMAAMRRGDLLVHHPYESFSSSVECFVTQAVEDPDVLAIKQTVYRTSDSSPLVPALIRATESGKQAVCMVELKARFDERTNIRWAMSLEEAGVHVVYGIPGLKTHAKAILIVRREGEKVRHYVHIGTGNYNPKTARLYTDLGLFTTDPEIGADVADLFNFLTGFARPQSFRKLLVAPLNMRQGLLEEIRRTVEAHSPANPARIQLKMNALVDPAMIQALYGAARAGVKVELNIRGICCLRPGVPGLSENIRVVSTLGRFLEHSRIYLFERADGVRCFIGSADLMPRNLDHRVEALVPVEDGQLLAQVRDLLDRSLADNTHAWELQMGGTWQRRTPQGEKRWAQGELMERAARMAQASSGRPLP; via the coding sequence ATGGCGAAGCGCGGCAAGGGTACCCCCCCCAAGCCCAGTGAGCGGGATGTCATTCCGGAAGGCGTGGAGCTGCCGGACCGGAACCTCTTCTTCAACCGAGAGCTGTCCTGGCTCGCCTTCAACGACCGGGTACTCCAGCTTGCCGAGGATTCCTCGGAATTCCTGATGGAGCGCCTGAAGTTCTGCGCCATCTACGCCCGCAACCTGGATGAGTTCTTCATGATCCGGGTGGCCCGGCTGCACGAGCAGGCCCGCGCCGGAGGGGCCCGGCTGGTCCCGGACGGGGCGGACCCTGGCGAGACGATCAACCAGCTGAACGCGAAAATCCTCGAGCAGGGCCAGCGGCACAGCGCCTGCTTCGAGCGAAGCCTGCGTCCGGCCCTGGCGGACAAAGGCCTGCGCATCCTCTCCATGGAGGAACTCGACCCGGAGGCCCGAGCGCAGGTGGACCAGCGCTTCCGCGAGCAGATCTTCCCGGTGCTCACCCCCTTGGCCATCGGGCTCGGCCGACACTTCCCTTACATCTCCAATCTCTCGCTGAGCCTGGCGGTGCTGCTCAGGGACCCGGTGGCGGAGACGGAGAACGTGGCGCGGGTGAAGGTGCCCACGGAGGCGCTGCCCCGCTTCGTGCCGCTCAAGGGCCGCACGGACTTCGTCCCGCTCGAGGACATCATCGCCCACCACCTGAGTGCGCTGTTTCCGGGCATGGAGGTGCTGGACCACGGGCTGTTCCGCGTCACCCGGGATGCGGACTTCACGGTGTCGGATGATGCCGAGGATCTCCTGGTGGCCGTGCAAGCGGAGTTGCGCGAGCGCCGCTTCGGCGATGTCATCCGTCTGGAAATCCAGACGGACATGAACCCCAAACTGCTCGAGCCGCTGGTGGAGGCGCTCGGACTGGAACCTCGACAGGTCTATGCGGAACAAGGGCTGCTCGCCCTGACGGATCTCCATGCGGTGCTGGGCACCCCTGGCTTCACCGAGCTGAAGGATCCGCCGTGGACCCCCGTGACCCAGCCCCGGCTGCGCTCGGACTCGGACGGGGAGCCCCTCTCGGTGATGGCGGCCATGCGCCGGGGAGATCTGCTCGTCCACCACCCCTATGAGTCCTTCTCCTCCTCGGTGGAGTGCTTCGTCACCCAGGCGGTGGAGGATCCCGATGTCCTCGCCATCAAGCAGACGGTGTACCGGACCTCGGACAGCTCCCCGCTGGTGCCCGCCCTCATCCGCGCCACGGAGAGCGGCAAGCAGGCCGTGTGCATGGTGGAGCTCAAGGCCCGCTTCGACGAGCGCACCAACATCCGGTGGGCAATGTCGCTGGAGGAGGCCGGGGTGCACGTCGTCTATGGCATCCCCGGCCTCAAGACGCACGCCAAGGCCATCCTCATCGTCCGCCGCGAGGGCGAGAAGGTGCGCCACTACGTCCACATTGGGACCGGCAACTACAACCCGAAGACGGCGCGGCTCTACACGGACCTGGGGTTGTTCACCACGGATCCCGAGATTGGCGCGGACGTGGCGGACCTCTTCAACTTCCTGACCGGCTTTGCCCGCCCTCAGTCCTTCCGCAAGCTGCTGGTGGCCCCCCTCAACATGCGGCAGGGGCTGCTGGAGGAGATCCGCCGGACGGTAGAAGCCCACTCCCCAGCGAACCCGGCGCGCATCCAGTTGAAGATGAACGCGCTCGTGGATCCGGCGATGATCCAGGCCCTGTACGGCGCAGCCCGGGCGGGTGTGAAGGTGGAGCTCAATATCCGGGGCATCTGCTGTCTGCGACCCGGCGTCCCCGGCCTGTCCGAGAACATCCGGGTGGTGTCGACGCTGGGCCGCTTCCTGGAGCACTCGCGCATCTACCTGTTCGAGCGGGCGGATGGGGTGCGCTGCTTCATTGGCTCGGCGGACCTGATGCCCCGCAACCTGGACCATCGGGTCGAGGCGTTGGTGCCCGTGGAGGATGGGCAATTGCTGGCGCAGGTCCGGGATCTGCTCGACCGGTCCCTCGCGGACAACACGCATGCCTGGGAGCTTCAGATGGGGGGCACGTGGCAGCGGCGCACGCCGCAGGGGGAGAAGCGCTGGGCCCAGGGAGAGCTGATGGAACGGGCCGCGCGCATGGCCCAGGCCAGCAGCGGCCGGCCGCTGCCCTGA
- a CDS encoding 2OG-Fe(II) oxygenase: MSEYVTHRNALTGPPLESLREALLTSRFVSRSPLMGTFQASRGFAFIFTEEGRATLEERFPFLSDYLALVTSPATVRGLLPWRERLFGPRPERLRPNAFYVNLLLLEAGKGVGRHIDATLQDPSGVQDAVPEHVSVLYLQVPSGVQGGALRMLRDDRPVGQVVPRPGLLVQFRGDLQHEVQPFTGGSEGALRASLVCEQYAFGEDALARLPPFRIQSKAGFGAYLDAHRDRGAPEAQKLSLNGRRSIS, encoded by the coding sequence GTGAGCGAGTACGTCACCCACCGCAACGCCCTGACGGGCCCTCCGTTGGAATCCCTTCGGGAGGCCTTGCTCACCTCTCGTTTCGTGTCTCGAAGCCCCCTCATGGGCACGTTCCAGGCCAGCCGGGGCTTTGCCTTCATCTTCACCGAGGAGGGCCGGGCCACCCTCGAAGAGCGCTTCCCGTTCCTCTCGGACTATCTGGCACTGGTGACCTCCCCCGCGACGGTGCGCGGGCTGCTGCCCTGGCGTGAGCGGCTCTTCGGCCCCCGCCCGGAGCGGCTCCGGCCCAACGCCTTCTACGTCAACCTGCTGCTGCTCGAAGCGGGCAAGGGCGTGGGCAGGCACATCGACGCCACACTTCAGGATCCCAGCGGCGTCCAGGACGCCGTTCCGGAACACGTGAGCGTGCTCTACCTCCAGGTCCCCTCGGGCGTCCAAGGGGGAGCACTGCGCATGCTGCGAGACGACCGGCCCGTGGGACAGGTCGTCCCCCGGCCTGGGCTGCTCGTACAGTTCCGGGGCGACCTCCAGCATGAGGTCCAGCCGTTCACAGGGGGCTCGGAAGGCGCCTTACGCGCGAGCCTCGTCTGTGAACAGTACGCCTTTGGGGAAGACGCCCTCGCACGCCTCCCGCCTTTTCGCATCCAGTCCAAGGCAGGCTTCGGCGCCTACCTGGACGCGCACCGGGACCGTGGGGCGCCCGAGGCTCAGAAGCTTTCCTTGAACGGCCGCAGATCCATCTCCTGA
- a CDS encoding SDR family NAD(P)-dependent oxidoreductase yields the protein MSLRTAVVIGVGAEHGLGAALCRRFAAEGYHVLIAGRTSAKLEQAARTIVAAGGSAEAWVTDTTREEDVVLLFDRAMAPGEGREPVELVVFNAGNNQRIDFRELTAAQFEEFWRVGCFGGFLVGREAARRLVPLSRGTVIFTGASGSLRGKPGYAHFAAAKAGLRMISQSMAREYGPLGIHVAHVVIDGGIDGERLRKLAPQAIEARGEDGLLGIDAIADTYWQIHRQPRSAWTQEMDLRPFKESF from the coding sequence ATGAGCCTGCGGACCGCGGTGGTGATCGGTGTGGGCGCGGAGCACGGACTTGGCGCGGCGCTGTGCCGTCGTTTTGCGGCGGAGGGCTACCACGTCCTCATTGCAGGCCGAACGTCCGCGAAGCTCGAGCAGGCCGCCCGGACGATCGTGGCGGCCGGTGGCAGCGCGGAAGCATGGGTCACGGACACGACGCGCGAGGAGGACGTGGTCCTCCTGTTCGATAGGGCCATGGCTCCGGGCGAAGGCCGTGAGCCGGTGGAACTCGTCGTGTTCAACGCGGGCAACAACCAACGGATCGACTTTCGCGAACTCACGGCCGCGCAGTTCGAGGAGTTCTGGCGGGTGGGCTGCTTCGGAGGCTTTCTCGTGGGCCGTGAGGCTGCCCGGCGCCTCGTGCCGCTCAGCCGTGGAACGGTGATCTTCACCGGCGCTTCGGGAAGTCTTCGCGGCAAGCCCGGCTATGCCCACTTCGCGGCGGCGAAAGCGGGGCTGCGGATGATCAGCCAGAGCATGGCGCGTGAGTATGGCCCGCTGGGCATCCACGTCGCCCACGTCGTGATTGACGGAGGGATCGACGGCGAGCGCCTGCGCAAGCTGGCGCCGCAAGCCATCGAGGCGCGCGGAGAGGACGGTCTGCTCGGCATCGATGCCATCGCTGACACCTACTGGCAGATTCACCGGCAACCGCGCTCGGCCTGGACTCAGGAGATGGATCTGCGGCCGTTCAAGGAAAGCTTCTGA